The DNA sequence GTGAGGCCCGATTCCTCGCGCAGCTCCCGGCGCGCGGAGTCCGCGATGTCCTCGCCGTATTCGACGACGCCGGCGACGACATGCCAGTAGCGATCGTCAGTCCGGTGCATCAGGAGGACTTTGTCGTCCCGATACACGAAGACGCCGGCCTCCCAGGGGGTCCTCATGCCAGCTCGTCGATGCGCCGCGCCAGCTCGACGTCCGCGTCGGAGATGCCGCCCGTCAGATGCGTCGTGAGCACGACGCGCACCTTCCGGTAACTCTCGATGTGGATGTCGGGGTGATGGTTCGCCTCGTTCGCGGCCTCCGCGATGCGGTTCACGAACGCGACCGCGCTCTTGAATCCCTTCAGGGTGAACGTGCGTGTGATCGTGTTCGCTTCGCGCTGCCACGCGCCCGACGCGAGCAACTGGGCGAGCGCGGCCTCGTCGAGCCGCGTCTCACTCTCAGGCGGAGGCACGGAGCAACCGGCTGAAGCCGACGCCGAACACGATCCCGCCGCAGAAATACATGAGCGAACCGACCAGGAGCGGTAGTGCGAAGACGCCTGCGCCAAGCAGGGCGCCCGATGCGAGCGGCCCGAGGGCGTTCGTGAAACCCCACACCGCGAAGCCCGAGCCCACCGCCGTCGCGCGCTCCTCGGGAACGGTCGTGGCCATGAGCAGCGACTGCTGGAACGGCCACGACAGATTGGTGAAGAAGCCCCGGACCACGAACAGCCACGCGGCGACGACGAAAACGGGCGCGAGCACGATGAGCGCGAGGCACGTGCCGCTCGCGGACAGCGCGAGCAGCATCGTGTGCGGTCCGCCGAGCTTTCGCTCGAGGAATGGCACGACGACCACAGTACCGAGCGAGACGATCTGCGTCGCCGCGTACCACGGTCCGAGGTCTGCCTCGTTGACGCCGAAGCGCAGGCCGAACCAGAGGGGCAGCAGCTGGACCGCGATGCCGAGGCCGAATCCAAGGAACCCGATGCCGAGCGCGTACGTCGCGATCGCCGG is a window from the Candidatus Limnocylindria bacterium genome containing:
- a CDS encoding 4a-hydroxytetrahydrobiopterin dehydratase — translated: MPPPESETRLDEAALAQLLASGAWQREANTITRTFTLKGFKSAVAFVNRIAEAANEANHHPDIHIESYRKVRVVLTTHLTGGISDADVELARRIDELA
- a CDS encoding MFS transporter translates to EKAGEAQRTRVFAASQALWSLALAGGSVAAAVPTLLRTSYGVGELESYRLPYFAMAALTVAASALLIPLREDTSVRAARVASGWLPRRSRPAIATYALGIGFLGFGLGIAVQLLPLWFGLRFGVNEADLGPWYAATQIVSLGTVVVVPFLERKLGGPHTMLLALSASGTCLALIVLAPVFVVAAWLFVVRGFFTNLSWPFQQSLLMATTVPEERATAVGSGFAVWGFTNALGPLASGALLGAGVFALPLLVGSLMYFCGGIVFGVGFSRLLRASA